Proteins from a single region of Streptomyces spinoverrucosus:
- the efp gene encoding elongation factor P — MASTNDLKNGMVLKLEGGQLWSVVEFQHVKPGKGPAFVRTKLKNVLSGKVVDKTFNAGVKVETATVDKRDMQFSYMDGEYFVFMDMETYDQLMVDRKAVGDAANFLIEGFMATVAQHEGEVLFVELPAAVELTIQETEPGVQGDRSTGGTKPATLETGHQIQVPLFITTGEKIKVDTRTSDYLGRVSS, encoded by the coding sequence GTGGCTTCCACGAACGACCTCAAGAACGGCATGGTGCTCAAGCTCGAAGGCGGCCAGCTCTGGTCCGTCGTCGAGTTCCAGCACGTCAAGCCCGGCAAGGGCCCGGCCTTCGTGCGCACCAAGCTCAAGAACGTGCTCTCCGGGAAGGTCGTCGACAAGACCTTCAACGCCGGCGTGAAGGTCGAGACGGCCACCGTCGACAAGCGGGACATGCAGTTCTCCTACATGGACGGCGAGTACTTCGTCTTCATGGACATGGAGACCTACGACCAGCTCATGGTCGACCGCAAGGCCGTCGGCGACGCCGCGAACTTCCTCATCGAGGGCTTCATGGCCACCGTCGCCCAGCACGAGGGCGAGGTGCTCTTCGTCGAGCTGCCCGCCGCCGTCGAGCTGACCATCCAGGAGACCGAGCCGGGCGTCCAGGGCGACCGCTCCACCGGCGGCACCAAGCCCGCCACGCTGGAGACCGGTCACCAGATCCAGGTCCCGCTCTTCATCACCACCGGTGAGAAGATCAAGG